One Crocosphaera sp. UHCC 0190 DNA window includes the following coding sequences:
- a CDS encoding gamma-glutamylcyclotransferase family protein: MLKVFVYGTLKPGERNYPIYCEGQVIKTCRAYTYGYLYHLNLGYPAMMSGDSKVKGYLLTFAEEMALKKLDKLEDYEPQRSPQDNQYIRQKLPIYNVTGEPLGEAWGYLMTPENIQKFRGTFLKSGWWTDKDNPREPWEEYQPPDD, from the coding sequence ATCTTGAAAGTTTTTGTTTACGGAACCCTAAAACCAGGGGAACGAAATTATCCTATTTATTGCGAAGGCCAAGTCATTAAAACCTGTCGCGCTTACACCTATGGCTATCTCTATCACCTTAATTTGGGGTATCCGGCTATGATGTCAGGAGACAGTAAGGTCAAAGGTTATTTATTGACTTTTGCCGAGGAAATGGCCTTAAAAAAGTTAGATAAGTTAGAAGACTATGAGCCTCAGCGATCGCCGCAAGATAACCAATACATAAGACAAAAACTGCCAATTTATAATGTTACAGGAGAGCCATTAGGGGAAGCTTGGGGCTACCTGATGACCCCTGAAAACATTCAAAAATTTCGTGGAACTTTTCTTAAATCAGGATGGTGGACAGACAAAGACAACCCTAGGGAACCGTGGGAGGAATATCAACCACCGGACGATTGA
- a CDS encoding FAD-dependent oxidoreductase, whose amino-acid sequence MQIAIIGGGASGMITAYLLEKQGHQVTVFEKQSILGGHIRTLNQNVKPNHSDSNLILECGVLEFPVVFHNFINLMQELGIELEPVNTGSGLFLQDGSHFLSGGMIKKNYQGWQRFLEYIRLDTLYARSAGLLAKIKFGQESAFHHHPMSDYLQGQCIRNCWLKLLLMYSYSMSFDLIDQFPAALGIPIVRDYVFVDWLRIKGGVYSYIKKIQENLRGKIFLNAEIVGISRQDNTVTLHLSPGVEKQFNHLVFATPPDQILTLLSDPTEAEIKRFSLWKKNQATTIIHHDHSIYQRYGIAKFSEFDFFQTDKGWGYNAYLNQICAISSSDKYSLAFDLETLIAKDKIVHIQEHHTPLYTVNAFEFVDAIIKTNGENNTYYAGAYLADGLHEGAVTSALRVAQLIGH is encoded by the coding sequence ATGCAAATAGCAATTATTGGTGGTGGTGCAAGTGGCATGATTACTGCTTATTTACTCGAAAAACAAGGGCATCAAGTGACAGTTTTTGAAAAGCAATCTATCTTAGGGGGTCATATTCGGACATTAAATCAAAATGTTAAACCAAATCACTCAGACTCTAATTTAATTTTGGAATGCGGGGTATTAGAATTTCCTGTTGTCTTTCATAATTTTATCAATTTAATGCAGGAATTAGGCATTGAATTAGAACCTGTTAACACGGGTTCTGGTTTATTTCTACAAGATGGTAGTCACTTTTTATCTGGGGGAATGATTAAAAAGAATTATCAAGGATGGCAAAGATTCCTTGAATATATTCGTTTAGATACATTATATGCTCGTTCCGCAGGACTCTTGGCAAAAATTAAATTTGGTCAAGAATCAGCCTTTCATCATCATCCCATGTCCGACTATTTGCAAGGTCAATGTATTCGGAATTGTTGGCTAAAATTATTGTTAATGTATAGCTATTCTATGTCATTTGATCTGATCGATCAATTTCCGGCTGCTTTAGGAATTCCTATTGTAAGGGATTATGTATTTGTGGATTGGTTGAGGATAAAGGGCGGCGTATATTCTTATATAAAAAAAATTCAAGAAAATTTGCGGGGAAAGATTTTTCTGAATGCAGAAATTGTGGGTATTTCTCGACAAGATAATACCGTAACCCTTCACCTATCCCCAGGAGTAGAAAAACAATTTAATCATCTGGTTTTTGCCACCCCTCCCGATCAAATTCTGACCTTATTATCTGACCCGACAGAAGCGGAAATTAAACGATTTTCTCTCTGGAAAAAAAATCAAGCGACTACAATTATTCATCATGATCATTCAATCTATCAAAGATACGGCATTGCAAAATTCTCGGAATTTGACTTTTTTCAAACCGATAAAGGATGGGGGTATAATGCCTATTTGAATCAAATTTGTGCCATCTCATCCTCTGATAAATATAGTTTGGCTTTTGACTTAGAGACTTTAATTGCCAAAGATAAAATAGTGCATATTCAAGAACATCATACCCCCCTATATACCGTCAACGCTTTTGAATTTGTTGATGCAATTATTAAAACCAATGGGGAAAATAATACTTATTATGCAGGGGCCTATTTAGCTGATGGTTTACATGAAGGGGCTGTTACTTCAGCTTTACGGGTTGCTCAATTAATTGGTCACTAA
- a CDS encoding late competence development ComFB family protein: protein MSIQNIIDQALKDGFLTPNMEEEVGRICESAAELPIDEYMALDQLMGALLTGEVKAVPRKQFINLMEELVLSEAINRIAALESKEPCQLDVGDIAAYALNRLPPLYATTQEGAEYQRQRAKEELQTLIAQQVEEGIQRYVACPTVPGRNPLEKTQRNDIFEKMTDLLKSLAPD, encoded by the coding sequence ATGAGCATTCAAAACATTATCGACCAAGCCCTCAAAGATGGCTTTTTAACGCCAAACATGGAAGAAGAAGTCGGAAGGATTTGTGAATCAGCCGCAGAACTTCCTATAGATGAGTATATGGCGTTAGATCAACTCATGGGAGCATTATTGACAGGGGAAGTCAAAGCCGTGCCACGAAAACAGTTTATCAACCTCATGGAAGAATTGGTACTGAGTGAAGCGATTAATCGTATTGCTGCGCTAGAGTCAAAAGAACCTTGTCAGTTAGACGTGGGAGATATTGCTGCTTATGCTCTTAATCGCTTACCCCCTCTCTATGCGACTACCCAGGAAGGGGCAGAATACCAACGTCAGCGGGCAAAAGAAGAACTACAAACCTTGATTGCTCAACAGGTAGAAGAAGGGATTCAACGCTATGTAGCTTGTCCCACGGTACCTGGCAGAAATCCCCTGGAAAAAACCCAACGCAATGACATTTTTGAGAAAATGACCGATCTGCTCAAATCCCTGGCCCCTGATTGA
- a CDS encoding anti-sigma factor, with product MMSDFQQEKGPEAIDSRDMDNQFERFELLSAYLDGEVTATERKQVQQWLDTDPQFHHLYKQLLRLQREIPTAPVPHSPVTAEQLSERVFDAVDDQQRSRRGVLVGGLAIAAIVVGAVSHLGLRDGFLSPRYAENLTNPQGEGEALTIALNRPVVDIPPTVP from the coding sequence ATGATGTCTGATTTTCAACAAGAGAAAGGGCCCGAGGCCATTGATTCAAGGGATATGGATAATCAGTTTGAGCGTTTTGAGTTGTTAAGTGCCTATCTGGATGGGGAAGTGACAGCAACAGAACGCAAACAAGTCCAGCAATGGCTTGACACTGATCCTCAGTTTCATCACCTATATAAGCAGTTGTTGCGTCTTCAGCGAGAAATACCAACCGCCCCTGTCCCCCATAGTCCTGTAACTGCTGAGCAGTTGTCTGAGCGCGTTTTTGATGCCGTTGATGATCAACAGCGTAGCAGACGAGGGGTATTGGTTGGCGGGTTAGCGATCGCCGCTATTGTGGTGGGTGCGGTGTCTCATTTGGGGTTACGAGATGGTTTCTTGTCTCCTCGTTATGCTGAAAATTTAACCAACCCTCAAGGAGAAGGGGAAGCTTTGACGATTGCCCTCAATCGTCCGGTGGTTGATATTCCTCCCACGGTTCCCTAG
- a CDS encoding sigma-70 family RNA polymerase sigma factor, translating into MSQAISAPGLLGQWQQSQSKVSPEKLSNYDLILRCQEGSQPERGAFSELLHRYQSHVDRILYHLAPDWQDRADLAQEVWIRVYRNIKRLNEPMKFRGWLSRIATNLFYDELRKRKRVSHPISLDAPRRVEDGEIEWDIVSDYPSPDDNLTTREFYDRLQVAIADLPEAFRTTIVLREIEGLAYEEIAEMTGVSLGTVKSRIARARAKLQSVLQQYLD; encoded by the coding sequence ATGAGTCAAGCAATTTCTGCACCTGGATTATTAGGCCAATGGCAACAGTCTCAGTCCAAGGTGTCCCCAGAAAAACTCTCAAATTATGATTTGATTCTCCGGTGTCAGGAAGGCTCTCAGCCAGAACGTGGGGCATTTTCTGAACTATTGCACCGCTATCAGTCCCATGTAGATCGGATTCTCTACCATCTCGCCCCTGATTGGCAAGATCGGGCTGATCTCGCTCAAGAAGTTTGGATTCGTGTTTACCGCAACATTAAGCGTCTCAATGAACCGATGAAATTTCGGGGTTGGTTGAGTCGCATTGCTACTAACTTGTTTTATGATGAATTGCGTAAGCGCAAGCGCGTAAGTCATCCCATCTCCCTAGACGCGCCTCGGCGGGTCGAAGATGGAGAAATTGAATGGGATATTGTGTCTGATTATCCAAGTCCTGATGATAATCTCACCACCCGCGAATTTTATGACCGTTTGCAGGTAGCGATCGCTGATTTACCAGAAGCTTTCCGTACTACCATTGTCCTGAGAGAAATTGAAGGCCTCGCTTACGAAGAAATCGCGGAAATGACGGGAGTTTCTTTAGGAACTGTTAAATCTCGCATTGCTAGAGCTAGAGCTAAATTACAATCAGTTCTACAACAATATCTCGACTAA
- the menC gene encoding o-succinylbenzoate synthase — protein MIIESAEIFLFELPLIKTYRTSFAEISQKRSILAKLSAAGMSGYGEGSTLPFPFYVPDYADTSFLVLKDFILPQIIGKNIENPAEICQLFSHIKGYSFAKTAVETAFWDLYSQQLQQPLWQLLGGTSNQVQVGGAIGIIKDEYKLLDEVALNVENGVPRVKLKIEPGWDIQPLEKVRQNFPDLPLLADANSAYSLKNLELLKTLDNFNLMMIEQPLAWDDIVDHAELQKQIKTPICLDESILSVEDARKAIKIGACQIINIKPGRVGGLTEAKKIHDLCKSQNIGVWCGGMLESSVGRFFNLAIATLDGYIYPADMSSSDHYFADDIVTNKYSAQGGIAKAPDFLSDFAVNEEKLKKYTVSSYQFSL, from the coding sequence ATGATCATCGAAAGTGCTGAAATCTTTTTATTTGAATTACCTCTGATTAAAACTTATCGCACTAGCTTTGCTGAGATATCCCAAAAAAGAAGTATTTTAGCTAAATTATCAGCTGCGGGTATGTCTGGATATGGAGAAGGTTCGACCCTTCCTTTTCCCTTTTATGTCCCCGATTATGCTGATACTTCATTTCTGGTTCTTAAAGATTTTATTCTTCCTCAAATTATTGGTAAAAACATCGAAAATCCGGCTGAAATTTGTCAGCTATTTTCCCATATCAAAGGTTACTCATTTGCCAAAACTGCTGTAGAAACAGCCTTTTGGGATCTTTATTCACAACAGCTACAACAACCCCTCTGGCAACTCTTGGGAGGAACTTCTAATCAGGTTCAAGTGGGAGGAGCAATCGGTATCATTAAAGATGAATATAAATTACTTGATGAAGTTGCTTTAAATGTGGAAAATGGTGTGCCGCGAGTTAAACTAAAAATTGAACCTGGTTGGGATATTCAACCCCTAGAAAAAGTCAGACAGAACTTTCCTGACTTACCCTTACTAGCAGATGCTAACTCAGCCTATTCTTTAAAAAATCTAGAATTATTAAAGACTTTAGATAACTTTAATTTAATGATGATAGAACAGCCTTTAGCTTGGGATGATATTGTTGATCATGCAGAGCTTCAAAAGCAAATTAAAACGCCTATTTGTCTGGATGAAAGTATTCTTTCTGTAGAAGATGCTCGCAAAGCCATTAAAATAGGTGCTTGTCAAATTATTAATATTAAGCCAGGAAGAGTAGGCGGACTCACTGAAGCTAAAAAAATACACGATCTCTGCAAATCTCAAAATATTGGGGTTTGGTGTGGTGGAATGCTAGAATCCTCTGTCGGACGTTTTTTTAACCTAGCGATTGCTACATTAGATGGCTATATTTATCCAGCAGATATGTCATCAAGCGATCATTATTTTGCCGATGATATTGTTACCAATAAATATAGCGCACAGGGTGGAATCGCTAAAGCCCCCGATTTTCTGAGTGACTTTGCTGTCAATGAGGAGAAACTAAAAAAATACACAGTCTCCTCATACCAGTTTTCCCTATAA
- a CDS encoding NAD(P)/FAD-dependent oxidoreductase: MSLNLQTNNMKIDYLIVGSGLSALVFGALMANAGKRVKILEAHEHPGGFGHSFTIGNKYTFNAQLHYVWDCGEGEPVNRVLKRLNLAKEVTFERYNPNGFDHMRMPGFSLDIPSDSQELIGRLSALFPANTKQISQFISEIQTVSQGLKYLSPPLSPLKLFKHFSEVWCAIKYVNKTLQDVFNQFQLPQAAQTLLALQWPDFLLPPEQLSFYAWVILFTGYQRGAYYPTKHFEFVINSLVNIIENNQGEVLFNQEVTEFIVNNKTVTGVKTIDRLTHQSHEFTGQTIISNLDPQKAAQMIGIEKFSRAVQNKLNYEYSPSNYVAYCVVKNLDLRDYGFGKWNTFHSEQQDLNKAFKQMYEEQDFSQLSFAITTPTLLTKEIRDCPEDCQVIQFLTVANYDYFKQLKEQDKKAYKQKKEEILNIMLDLVEKHYIPNLRQHIVLKMTGSPTTNERFCWCPQGNSYGSNLTPKQMGLGRLNYESSLNNFYFCNASSGYPGFAATFWTGAVLYQKLSGDLILS; this comes from the coding sequence ATGTCACTCAACCTTCAGACGAATAACATGAAAATAGATTATTTAATCGTCGGTAGTGGCTTGTCTGCTTTGGTATTTGGAGCATTAATGGCCAACGCAGGAAAACGGGTCAAAATATTAGAAGCCCATGAACATCCAGGGGGCTTTGGTCACAGCTTCACTATCGGTAATAAATATACCTTTAATGCCCAACTTCATTATGTTTGGGATTGTGGAGAAGGCGAACCAGTTAATCGTGTCCTTAAACGGTTAAATCTGGCTAAAGAAGTCACCTTTGAACGTTATAATCCCAACGGATTCGATCACATGAGAATGCCTGGTTTTTCCTTAGATATTCCCTCAGATTCTCAAGAATTAATTGGTCGTTTATCTGCCTTATTTCCCGCAAATACCAAGCAAATTAGTCAATTCATTTCAGAAATTCAAACTGTTAGCCAAGGCTTAAAATATCTCTCACCTCCCCTAAGTCCGCTTAAATTATTTAAGCATTTTTCAGAAGTTTGGTGTGCCATTAAATATGTTAATAAAACCCTTCAGGATGTTTTTAATCAATTTCAGTTACCCCAAGCAGCCCAAACTTTATTAGCCTTACAATGGCCAGATTTTTTATTACCCCCAGAACAATTATCATTTTATGCCTGGGTTATCTTATTTACAGGCTATCAAAGAGGGGCTTATTACCCAACAAAGCACTTTGAATTTGTTATCAATTCCTTGGTTAATATCATTGAAAACAATCAGGGTGAGGTATTGTTTAATCAAGAAGTGACTGAATTTATTGTTAATAATAAAACTGTCACAGGGGTTAAAACCATTGATCGTTTAACCCATCAATCCCATGAATTTACAGGACAAACAATTATTAGTAATCTTGATCCCCAAAAAGCCGCCCAAATGATCGGTATTGAAAAATTTTCGAGGGCAGTACAAAACAAGCTAAATTATGAATATTCTCCCTCTAATTATGTGGCTTATTGTGTGGTTAAAAATCTCGACCTCAGAGACTATGGATTTGGCAAATGGAACACTTTTCATAGTGAGCAGCAAGATTTGAATAAAGCCTTTAAACAAATGTATGAGGAACAGGACTTTTCTCAATTAAGTTTTGCGATTACCACCCCGACTTTATTGACTAAAGAAATTAGAGATTGTCCAGAAGATTGCCAAGTAATTCAATTTTTAACTGTCGCCAATTATGATTATTTTAAACAGTTAAAAGAACAGGATAAAAAAGCCTATAAACAAAAAAAAGAAGAAATTTTAAACATCATGCTTGATCTAGTTGAAAAACACTACATTCCTAATTTAAGACAACATATTGTCTTAAAAATGACGGGAAGTCCCACAACTAATGAGCGTTTTTGTTGGTGTCCTCAAGGTAATTCCTATGGGTCCAATTTAACACCAAAACAAATGGGATTAGGACGTTTAAACTATGAAAGTTCCTTAAATAATTTCTATTTTTGTAATGCTTCGTCAGGATATCCAGGATTTGCGGCAACCTTTTGGACGGGAGCAGTTTTGTACCAAAAATTATCCGGTGATTTGATTTTATCTTAG
- a CDS encoding Hfq-related RNA-binding protein — protein sequence MTEFDTGLPSVRQVQKYIKDKQKIAIKLTTDETLVGNVLWQDSQSICLSDESQQPILIWRQALVYIKPA from the coding sequence ATGACCGAATTTGATACAGGGTTGCCCAGTGTGCGACAAGTGCAGAAATACATCAAAGATAAACAAAAAATAGCCATCAAGCTAACGACGGATGAGACGTTAGTGGGCAATGTTCTTTGGCAAGATTCTCAAAGTATTTGTCTGTCTGATGAGTCTCAACAACCGATTCTGATTTGGCGACAGGCATTGGTTTATATTAAACCCGCCTAA
- a CDS encoding hydrogenase maturation protease, whose protein sequence is MSKASNLETSKNILVIGYGNTLRSDDGAGQKIAEIVANWNFKNVISLPLHQLSPELAENISQADLVIFIDVQETTNQEEEKPQIKQLKLNNNHTNFNPHHSNPWNLLALTKALYQKEPLVYWILIPANNFNFGEDFSSMTKNAINLALEEIKKILCLTIPSPS, encoded by the coding sequence GAGTAAAGCATCGAACCTGGAAACCTCAAAAAACATCTTAGTGATTGGCTATGGAAATACTTTAAGAAGTGATGATGGTGCCGGTCAGAAAATTGCTGAAATCGTTGCTAACTGGAACTTTAAAAATGTCATTTCTCTGCCTTTACATCAACTTAGTCCCGAACTTGCTGAAAACATTTCTCAAGCAGATTTAGTGATTTTTATTGATGTCCAAGAAACCACCAATCAAGAAGAGGAAAAACCACAAATTAAACAACTCAAATTAAATAACAATCATACTAACTTCAATCCTCATCATAGTAATCCTTGGAATCTTTTGGCACTGACTAAAGCCCTTTATCAAAAAGAACCCCTGGTTTATTGGATTTTAATTCCTGCCAATAATTTCAATTTTGGCGAAGATTTCTCCTCTATGACGAAAAATGCGATTAATTTAGCTCTAGAAGAAATTAAAAAAATCCTCTGTTTGACGATTCCATCCCCATCATGA